The following nucleotide sequence is from Euleptes europaea isolate rEulEur1 chromosome 3, rEulEur1.hap1, whole genome shotgun sequence.
CATGCCTTGCTGGACACACCGAATGAGTTCTTTGCGGTTGTCCAGGATGGTGTCAAAGCTCTCCTGCAGCCGGTTTTGCTGGTCAACTACCTTCTGCTGGAGGCTGCGGATCCAGCGGAGCAACGCCAAGCGGCGGTACATGACCAAGTGGACGTGGTGCTTCTCTTTTTCCCGCTCCTTGAACTTCTTCTTATCCTGAAGGTTCCGGAAGGCCTCGGCCAGCGCTGGGAACAAGGCCTCAGAAACTGGAGAGGTCTTTCCAGGGTCAGCATCAGGCAGCTTTGACTCCGAATGACCGCTCTGGTCTTCAGTGGCAACAAGAGGCGCGTCCCAGGCACCGGCGCCCCCACTGTCAGGGCTATCAATGCTGAGGGAACTGCTGGCATAACCGTTGTCCTCTAAAGGGGAGCTGGCCACCTTCTCATTCAGCTGTATACTTTCCTCAGCAGTGGTTTTCTCCTGCTCCAAGCCACTGACCTCAGCCCCCTCCGGAGGCCTGCGgatgtcttcttcttcctcagagaCAAGCAACACACCGTCTGAGTTTAGGACCTGTGGGACATCCTTAGGTCTGCTCTTTGTGTTCTGCCTGTGTAGAAGTAATGCTTGATTATCCGGTGCCTGAACAGTATTACCCTCCAGCATCTCTGGCTCCCCTGGCGTAGTTTGGCTCCAGTTATCATTGCTGTCGTAGGCCTCCTCGCCCATGAAGTTCAGGTTCTTGTCTGGTTGACCGTCCCTGGCAACAAGGTAGGCTGTGTCCAGCTGTGAGTTTGCCTCATGGAAAAGTGGGTTGAGGGGAACCTCTGGTTGGCACATGGCAAACATCCGTCCACCCTCCtattgagggagagagagagagagaaggaaaaatacAGGAAAGAAGTGTGTAAGTGTCCTGCCAAAAAGTACCAGCAATCTTATCGGTGTCTTCTGAAGTCTAATATTTACTACTCTCCTGCAGCTCTGGAATACCTGTCAATCAACTGATCAAATATTATCAACGgaccatcaatttttttaaaatatctggctTCAGTTGGACATTCCATGAAGATAACCATGCTGTTGCACAGGTGGGAGCCTttcgttttattattttatcatggTATCATCCGAAGGGAAATTCCTTGGAACCAgggtacacacacatacaaaatgcaGTGACAGATATACACCAATCTGTGGCCCAAAGCaagttttttatttatatttgttttttaaagccacataagaacataagaaaagccatgctggatcagaccaaggcccatcaagtccagcagtctgttcacaccgtggccaaccaggtgcctctaggaagcttcagcagatgaccccgcgtctactcaaggcaagagacaaacagaggtggtttgccattgcctgctccagcggttcccaaactgtgctccgtggagcacctggtgctccatgaaacatctcttggtgctccgtgaagagattggaaagaaaaatactactgtcatttggtttagtatataggtgctaggtgaaaattagtgctccgtgatgaattttctcctgaaaagtgctccatggctcaaaaaagtttgggaaccgctggcctgCTCTGCTCTGGGtttgcttggaggtctcccatccaaatactaaccatagccaaccctgcttagcttcccagatctgatgaaatcaggccagcctgggctaacCAGATCAGGGCTTCTCAGGGGGTACAATATTTGATGTACATGCATAAAAAAGTAGAGCATCAGCCATTTGTCCCCAAA
It contains:
- the C3H1orf216 gene encoding UPF0500 protein C1orf216 homolog, which codes for MFAMCQPEVPLNPLFHEANSQLDTAYLVARDGQPDKNLNFMGEEAYDSNDNWSQTTPGEPEMLEGNTVQAPDNQALLLHRQNTKSRPKDVPQVLNSDGVLLVSEEEEDIRRPPEGAEVSGLEQEKTTAEESIQLNEKVASSPLEDNGYASSSLSIDSPDSGGAGAWDAPLVATEDQSGHSESKLPDADPGKTSPVSEALFPALAEAFRNLQDKKKFKEREKEKHHVHLVMYRRLALLRWIRSLQQKVVDQQNRLQESFDTILDNRKELIRCVQQGMVCAKNPAQAEL